From Kogia breviceps isolate mKogBre1 chromosome 2, mKogBre1 haplotype 1, whole genome shotgun sequence, one genomic window encodes:
- the CDK5R2 gene encoding cyclin-dependent kinase 5 activator 2: protein MGTVLSLSPASSAKGRRPGGLPEEKKKAPPSGDEALGGYGAPPVGKGGKGESRLKRPSVLISALTWKRLVAASAKKKKGSKKVTPKPASTGTDSLVQQRNRENLLRKGRDPPDGGGAAKPLAVPVPTVPAAAATCEPPSGGSAVAPPPGSGGGKPPPPPPPAPQAAPPVPGGSPRRVIVQASTGELLRCLGDFVCRRCYRLKELSPGELVGWFRGVDRSLLLQGWQDQAFITPANLVFVYLLCRESLRGDELASAAELQAAFLTCLYLAYSYMGNEISYPLKPFLVEPDKERFWQRCLRLIQRLSPQMLRLNADPHFFTQVFQDLKNEGEAAAGAGGPPSGGAPAASSSSAARDSCATGAKHWTMNLDR, encoded by the coding sequence ATGGGCACGGTGCTGTCTCTTTCCCCCGCCTCCTCGGCCAAGGGCCGGAGGCCCGGCGGGCTGCCCGAGGAGAAGAAGAAGGCGCCGCCCTCGGGAGACGAGGCGCTGGGGGGATACGGGGCGCCGCCAGTAGGCAAGGGCGGTAAAGGCGAGAGCCGGCTCAAGCGGCCGTCCGTGCTCATCTCGGCGCTAACCTGGAAGCGTCTTGTGGCCGCGTCTGCCAAGAAGAAGAAAGGCAGCAAGAAGGTGACGCCCAAGCCGGCGTCCACCGGCACCGACTCCCTGGTCCAGCAACGCAACCGCGAGAACCTTCTCCGCAAGGGTCGGGACCCCCCCGACGGCGGCGGCGCCGCCAAGCCCCTGGCGGTGCCCGTGCCCACCGTGCCCGCGGCCGCCGCCACCTGCGAGCCGCCGTCGGGGGGCAGCGCCGTCGCCCCACCTCCAGGCTCCGGCGGAGGgaaaccgccgccgccgccgcccccagcCCCGCAGGCGGCGCCGCCGGTACCTGGCGGCTCGCCGCGGCGGGTCATCGTGCAGGCGTCTACGGGAGAGCTGCTGCGCTGCCTGGGCGACTTCGTGTGCCGACGCTGCTACCGTCTCAAGGAGCTAAGCCCAGGCGAGCTGGTGGGCTGGTTCCGTGGAGTGGACCGCTCGCTGCTGCTGCAGGGCTGGCAAGACCAGGCCTTCATTACGCCCGCCAACCTGGTGTTCGTGTACCTGCTGTGCCGCGAGTCGCTGCGCGGGGATGAGCTGGCGTCGGCCGCCGAGCTGCAGGCTGCCTTCCTCACCTGCCTCTACCTCGCCTACTCCTACATGGGCAACGAGATCTCCTACCCGCTCAAGCCCTTCCTCGTGGAGCCCGACAAGGAGCGCTTCTGGCAACGCTGCCTGCGCCTCATCCAGCGGCTCAGTCCGCAGATGCTGCGGCTCAACGCCGACCCCCACTTCTTCACGCAGGTCTTCCAAGACCTCAAGAACGAGGGCGAGGCCGCTGCCGGCGCCGGGGGTCCTCCCAGCGGGGGAGCGCCCgcggcctcctcctcctcggccGCCAGGGACAGCTGCGCGACTGGAGCAAAGCACTGGACTATGAACCTGGACCGCTAG